The Chroicocephalus ridibundus chromosome 20, bChrRid1.1, whole genome shotgun sequence genome has a window encoding:
- the BCAS2 gene encoding pre-mRNA-splicing factor SPF27 isoform X1: MAGPGLVAGDVVVDALPYFDQGYEAPGVREAAAALVEEETRRYRPTKNYLSYLPAHDYSAFETEIMRNEFERLAARQPLELLSMKRYELPAPSSGQKNDITAWQECVNNSMAQLEHQAVRIENLELMSQHGCNAWKVYNEHLVHMIEQAQKELQKLRKNIQDLNWQRKNMQLTAGAKLREMESTWVSLVSKNYEIERTIVQLENEISQIKQQHGEANKENIQQDFQ; encoded by the exons ATGGCGGGCCCGGGGCTGGTGGCCGGCGACGTGGTGGTGGACGCGCTGCCCTACTTCGACCAGGGCTACGAGGCGCCGGGAGTCCGTGAGGCG GCCGCGGCGCTGGTGGAGGAGGAGACGCGGCGGTACCGGCCGACGAAGAACTACCTCAGTTACCTGCCGGCGCACGACTACAGCGCCTTTGAG ACCGAGATCATGCGGAACGAGTTCGAGCGCCTGGCGGCCCGGCAGCCCCTCGAGCTGCTCAGCATGAAAAG GTACGAGCTGCCGGCCCCGTCCTCCGGGCAGAAGAACGATATCACGGCGTGGCAGGAGTGTGTGAACAACTCCATGGCGCAGCTGGAGCACCAGGCGGTCCGCATCGAGAACCTGGAGTTAATGTCGCAACACGGCTGTAATGCTTGGAAGGTGTACAACGA GCATCTGGTTCATATGATAGAACAAGCCCAGAAAGAGCTTCAGAAGTTAAG gaaaaaCATTCAAGATCTGAACTGGCAACGAAAGAACATGCAGCTCACAGCTGGGGCTAAGCTACGAGAAATGGAATCTAC atGGGTCTCTCTTGTCAGTAAAAATTACGAGATTGAACGAACTATTGTGCAgctagaaaatgaaatttcacaaaTCAAACAGCAGCATGGAGAAGCAAACAAGGAGAACATCCAGCAAGACTTCCAGTGA
- the BCAS2 gene encoding pre-mRNA-splicing factor SPF27 isoform X2: protein MAGPGLVAGDVVVDALPYFDQGYEAPGVREATEIMRNEFERLAARQPLELLSMKRYELPAPSSGQKNDITAWQECVNNSMAQLEHQAVRIENLELMSQHGCNAWKVYNEHLVHMIEQAQKELQKLRKNIQDLNWQRKNMQLTAGAKLREMESTWVSLVSKNYEIERTIVQLENEISQIKQQHGEANKENIQQDFQ from the exons ATGGCGGGCCCGGGGCTGGTGGCCGGCGACGTGGTGGTGGACGCGCTGCCCTACTTCGACCAGGGCTACGAGGCGCCGGGAGTCCGTGAGGCG ACCGAGATCATGCGGAACGAGTTCGAGCGCCTGGCGGCCCGGCAGCCCCTCGAGCTGCTCAGCATGAAAAG GTACGAGCTGCCGGCCCCGTCCTCCGGGCAGAAGAACGATATCACGGCGTGGCAGGAGTGTGTGAACAACTCCATGGCGCAGCTGGAGCACCAGGCGGTCCGCATCGAGAACCTGGAGTTAATGTCGCAACACGGCTGTAATGCTTGGAAGGTGTACAACGA GCATCTGGTTCATATGATAGAACAAGCCCAGAAAGAGCTTCAGAAGTTAAG gaaaaaCATTCAAGATCTGAACTGGCAACGAAAGAACATGCAGCTCACAGCTGGGGCTAAGCTACGAGAAATGGAATCTAC atGGGTCTCTCTTGTCAGTAAAAATTACGAGATTGAACGAACTATTGTGCAgctagaaaatgaaatttcacaaaTCAAACAGCAGCATGGAGAAGCAAACAAGGAGAACATCCAGCAAGACTTCCAGTGA